From Pleurocapsa sp. PCC 7319:
AATCTAAAATCTGTGACCAGTTTCAGCAGACAAGAACAGTTCAATCTTGCTCACAACAGTAAAAAATCCCCTATTTTTCGGGTACGGAAGATTAGTAAAGTCTATGAGATGGGTGAAGTTTCCGTCCAAGCATTAAAAAATGTCAGTCTCGATTTGTATACAGGAGAGCTGGTGGTTTTACTTGGTGCTTCTGGTAGTGGCAAATCTACTTTACTGAATATCCTGGGAGGTTTAGATATTCCCTCAACTGGACAAGTTATGTTTGCTGAGCGCGATCTTACCCAAGCAGGCGATCGCTCTTTGACTAGCTTTCGACGAGAATGTGTCGGTTTTGTATTTCAGTTTTATAATCTAATTCCCAGTCTCACTGCTAGAGAAAATGTTGCTTTAGTTACTGAAATCGCCCCCCATCCGATGCGACCAAGAGAGGCTTTAGGATTAGTAGGATTAGACCATCGCCTCGACCATTTCCCGGCTCAACTATCGGGAGGAGAACAACAAAGAGTTGCGATCGCCCGTGCCATTGCTAAACGTCCTCAGGTGTTGCTTTGTGATGAACCTACAGGCGCACTAGATTTTCAAACAGGTAAGCTGGTATTGCAAGTATTAGAGCGAGTTAATTGCGAGCTAGGCACAACTATTGCCGTGATTACGCACAATGCCGGGATTGCTGCTATGGCAGATCGGGTAATTACCATGCGTAGTGGTGAGATTATTGGCATTCAGCATAATGAAACCAAAATTGCACCGGATGATTTGGAATGGTAATAGTTAAGTACGTCTATTGTGAATTAATATTTGAACCAGTCCAATAACCTGAACTAATTATAGTTCCTCCGTATTGTTTTACTTTCTGGAGAGACATAAAATAAGCCCAAGCTTTGCCCATAGACTGATAATCAAAATTGTAAACAGGAACTAGCTGACGATAATATTCATTCAAATCAGGTTTTCGCTGTTGTTGATAACCCTCTAATCGATCTAGGCTAGTTAAAATATTGGGGTCGATAAAAGTTAGCAAAAATCCTTGAACTTGATTTTCACCGACCGTCATCGCGGGATAGCCAACAGGCAAAGCGTATAAGTCACCAGTAGTAAAAGCTGGATTTTGCGATCTTACTTGATCTTTACAGTATCGATGATAATTTGCTTCTCCAGGCTTAAGAGTTCCATAAACAAAAACAGTAAGTGGTGAGGTTGAAGATTTCATGGATAATTAGTATTTGGTAATTGATTATTAGGATGGAATCTTTGAGAATAGCTACTTGGAACGTTAACTCAATTCGGACTCGTCAGCAGATTGTAATTGACTGGCTGCAACAACATCGAGTAGATGTTCTCTGTTTGCAAGAAACTAAGGTTCAAGATCATCAATTTCCGCGATCGCCCTTTGAAGAATTGGGTTACAACCTTTATATCTCAGGTCAAAAATCATATAATGGCGTGGCTATTTTTAGCTTGAAACCTCTAACTGAAGTACATTGTGGTTTTCATCCTATCGTCGGTGATTTAGCAGCAGATTTTGACGAGCAAAAACGGGTAATTAGCGGTGTTATCGATGATGTTCGGATTGTCAATCTCTATGTTCCTAATGGTTCAGCGATCGCTAGTGATAAATATGAATATAAACTTAATTGGTTAACAGTACTGCAAGAATATCTTCAAACATTACAGAGTAAACAGTTAGAAATATGTGTCTGTGGAGATTTTAATATTGCTCTAGAAGATAAAGATATTTATACTTCCAAAGGTAGAGAAAAACATATTATGTCTTCTCCTACAGAAAGAAAAGCCTTGAGGCAAGTATTAGAATTAGGTTTTCAAGATGCTTTTCGTAAATTTACATCTGAAGAGGGACATTATAGCTGGTGGGATTACCGCGCTGCTGGTTTTTCCCGGAACCGAGGCTGGCGGATCGATCATCATTATTTAACATCCGAATTATATCAACAGGCAACAAAATGCTGGATTGATATTGAACCCAGGAAGCTAGAAAAGCCCAGCGATCATGCCCCTGTAATTGTGGAATTTTAATTGATATTTTGTTTGGGATTTGGTATTTAATTTAGACTAAATTTATGTAATTATGCATAGATTCTTTACATAGGGATTGCAATTGTACTGCTTTTATTACATAGTTATTTTAAGCAGTTTTTATCAGTCAGTATTTGGTAATCAAATTGACAATTAAATCCACTCCAAAATAAGACTATTGAGTCTAGATTGGCTAATGTTGTCAAGTAATCAAATCATCGGAACCTTATGATTAATACTACTCGACGATTTGGAAAGTCACTTGAGCACGAAAGACTGATTTCAGTTACGAGATCGGAGCCTATTAAACACCGGATATTGCATCTGACCAATGGAGAGCACTATGCAGGCATTGAAAAAATTCTAGACTTGCTAGCACAGTTTTTACCTAATTGCGGATTTGAGGTCTGTTTTGCCTGTCTTAAGCCAGATCGGTTTCCAATGATTAGACAAGCTCAACAAGCACCATTGTATAAATTACCTATGCAGAATAAGTGGGATTTGCGACCAGCTAAGGCTCTGGCAAAATTGACTCGCCGTCATGGCTATAGCCTGATCAATACTCATACTGCTCGCTCGGCATTGATTGGAAGAATTGCATCCCTTTGGGCTGGTGTGCCAATGGTTCATCATTTTCACAGCCCCGCTACAGTTGATACACCCAATCAATTGCAGAATCAGGTTAATGTACTAGTAGAACGATGCTGTCTCATAGGAGTGACTGAAGCGATCACAGTCTCTGAAGACCTAAGAGATTATGCTCATTGGCTCGGTGTTCCTCGAAGTCGAATCTCAGTTGTCCTTAATGGGGTACCGATACAAGATCGATTAATCGAACGCAGGGTACCTCAATCAACGTGGACTTTAGGAACCGTAGCACTTTTTCGACCACGAAAGGGAGTAGAAGTACTGCTAGATGCAATTGCTTTGCTCAAGCAGAAAGGTTTTTCCCTTAAACTGAGAGCCGTAGGTAATTTTGAAACATCAGATTACGAAGCAGAAGTCAAAGCTCGCGTTGTATCTCTTGGTCTAGAAGATGATATCGACTGGCGTGGATTCCAAAAAGATGTTAACGCAGAACTTTGCCAGATGGACTTGTTTGTGCTTCCTAGCTTATTTGGGGAAGGTATGCCGATGGTTATTCTTGAATCTATGGCTCTAGGTTTGCCAGTCATCGCGACGCAAATTGAAGGTATTTCCGAGGTGATCTGCGATGGTGTAAACGGACTAATTACCGAACCAGGTAATCCAGATAGCTTAGCGATCAAAATAGCGCAAGTGATTTCTGGCGAAGTAGATTGGTATACAATGCGCAGCAACGCTCGCCAACGTCAGTTCGACTGCTTCTCCGCTCGAAGAATGGCTGAAGAAGTGGCAGAAGTTTACAGGAAAGTGCTGATTTAGGTGATTTAGAAGCGTCGCTTAAACAATGGATGACTAAAATCCTAATTCTGCACTTGTCTAACATTACGTAATTGTGCAATGTCACTACATTAAATGTGTATTAACTTCAGCCCAATGATATTCACACTTTTATTCGGCGATAACCAACATATCCTGACTTCGTCACAAATTAGGATTCTCGGCATAAGCATCCACAATCTAAGCATAGATGAGGCTGTCGATATCATTCGCCAACGATTGGACAAGAGGATAACAACCAACATTTGTTTCGTAAATGCCAATTGTTGCAATGTAGCGAGGCGTGACCTTAACTACCGAAATATCCTCAACGATGCCGAAATCGTTCTTCCTGACGGTATTGGCTTGCAATTCGCTGGTCAGCTCCTGAATTCGTCCAAAATCTTCAACTCGAATGGCACAGATCTGTTTCCGCATCTTTGCGCAGCAATTAATGGTACAGGCAAACGTCTTTATTTACTGGGTGGACACATTGGGGTTGCGGAGCAGGTAAAGCAGTGGCTCGAAATTAACTTTCCCAAAGTGAAAGTCTGCGGTTTCCATCACGGTTACTTTTCCTTGACAGAAAATGCGAGAGTTATAGCTGCTATTCGTGAGGCTAAACCCGATCTTCTGATAGTAGCGATGGGCGTACCATATCAAGAAAAGTGGTTAGCTACCTACGGTACGACTACAGGTGCTAGCGTCTTGATGGGGGTGGGCGGTCTGTTTGACTTTTACTCTGAACGAATTCCTCGTGCACCCTATTGGATGAGACAAAGAGGTATGGAGTGGCTATATCGATTGCTACAAGAGCCAAGACGTCTTTGGCGGCGATACCTCATCGGTAATCTCTCGTTCCTGTTTAGAGTATTATGGACTGTAATAATTTCTTCTAAGTTTTTCAAACAACCAGAGAGCAACAGTTAAATTAGTTTCTATTTAGTTGTTTAAGTTCTTCTAGCAATAAAGCTTCAGCTTTAGCTTCTGATAACTGTTCTATTTGAGTAAATTCCTTCTCTGTTTTAGAGGGAAAGGCGA
This genomic window contains:
- a CDS encoding ABC transporter ATP-binding protein, which gives rise to MTSFSRQEQFNLAHNSKKSPIFRVRKISKVYEMGEVSVQALKNVSLDLYTGELVVLLGASGSGKSTLLNILGGLDIPSTGQVMFAERDLTQAGDRSLTSFRRECVGFVFQFYNLIPSLTARENVALVTEIAPHPMRPREALGLVGLDHRLDHFPAQLSGGEQQRVAIARAIAKRPQVLLCDEPTGALDFQTGKLVLQVLERVNCELGTTIAVITHNAGIAAMADRVITMRSGEIIGIQHNETKIAPDDLEW
- a CDS encoding gamma-glutamylcyclotransferase encodes the protein MKSSTSPLTVFVYGTLKPGEANYHRYCKDQVRSQNPAFTTGDLYALPVGYPAMTVGENQVQGFLLTFIDPNILTSLDRLEGYQQQRKPDLNEYYRQLVPVYNFDYQSMGKAWAYFMSLQKVKQYGGTIISSGYWTGSNINSQ
- the xth gene encoding exodeoxyribonuclease III; the protein is MRIATWNVNSIRTRQQIVIDWLQQHRVDVLCLQETKVQDHQFPRSPFEELGYNLYISGQKSYNGVAIFSLKPLTEVHCGFHPIVGDLAADFDEQKRVISGVIDDVRIVNLYVPNGSAIASDKYEYKLNWLTVLQEYLQTLQSKQLEICVCGDFNIALEDKDIYTSKGREKHIMSSPTERKALRQVLELGFQDAFRKFTSEEGHYSWWDYRAAGFSRNRGWRIDHHYLTSELYQQATKCWIDIEPRKLEKPSDHAPVIVEF
- a CDS encoding WecB/TagA/CpsF family glycosyltransferase; the encoded protein is MDKRITTNICFVNANCCNVARRDLNYRNILNDAEIVLPDGIGLQFAGQLLNSSKIFNSNGTDLFPHLCAAINGTGKRLYLLGGHIGVAEQVKQWLEINFPKVKVCGFHHGYFSLTENARVIAAIREAKPDLLIVAMGVPYQEKWLATYGTTTGASVLMGVGGLFDFYSERIPRAPYWMRQRGMEWLYRLLQEPRRLWRRYLIGNLSFLFRVLWTVIISSKFFKQPESNS
- a CDS encoding glycosyltransferase — encoded protein: MHLTNGEHYAGIEKILDLLAQFLPNCGFEVCFACLKPDRFPMIRQAQQAPLYKLPMQNKWDLRPAKALAKLTRRHGYSLINTHTARSALIGRIASLWAGVPMVHHFHSPATVDTPNQLQNQVNVLVERCCLIGVTEAITVSEDLRDYAHWLGVPRSRISVVLNGVPIQDRLIERRVPQSTWTLGTVALFRPRKGVEVLLDAIALLKQKGFSLKLRAVGNFETSDYEAEVKARVVSLGLEDDIDWRGFQKDVNAELCQMDLFVLPSLFGEGMPMVILESMALGLPVIATQIEGISEVICDGVNGLITEPGNPDSLAIKIAQVISGEVDWYTMRSNARQRQFDCFSARRMAEEVAEVYRKVLI